The following proteins are encoded in a genomic region of Leptospira fainei serovar Hurstbridge str. BUT 6:
- the sufU gene encoding Fe-S cluster assembly sulfur transfer protein SufU: MSLSDDLYKEVLLDHYHNPRHYGVLLNADLHQEGVNPLCGDEVELFLKLEDDRIADIRFQGKGCSISQASSSMLTECLYGKTLSEARKLLGDFKGMLLEDGKPNFPEEFEDLESLEAVKKIPARIKCAVLAWNTLEKALEKAPKAI; encoded by the coding sequence GTGTCCTTAAGCGATGATCTTTATAAAGAAGTTCTCCTAGATCATTATCATAATCCGCGTCATTACGGAGTACTCCTAAATGCGGATCTCCATCAAGAAGGTGTCAATCCTCTTTGCGGGGACGAAGTGGAGCTTTTCCTAAAATTAGAGGACGATAGAATTGCGGACATCCGATTTCAAGGGAAAGGATGCTCGATATCGCAAGCTTCTTCTTCGATGCTGACTGAATGTCTATACGGAAAAACTTTGTCCGAAGCCAGAAAATTGTTGGGCGATTTTAAGGGAATGTTGTTGGAAGATGGAAAGCCGAATTTTCCGGAAGAATTCGAAGACCTTGAGTCTTTGGAAGCCGTCAAGAAAATACCCGCAAGAATCAAATGCGCCGTCCTTGCTTGGAATACGCTTGAAAAAGCGTTGGAAAAAGCCCCGAAAGCAATATAA
- a CDS encoding cysteine desulfurase codes for MSFDVQKIRADFPILSTEMNGKPLVFLDSAASSQKPYSVINAERKYYESENANIHRGVYALSQKATEKYEFARIKVARFIGAPCAKVIIFTRNTTESINLVAQSWGRTNIHEGDEIVLTELEHHSNLVPWQMLAQEKQAVLKFIPLNYDATLDLNNLEQIITERTKLVAVAQMSNVTGTLHDLDTIVKRAREVGAKVLVDGAQGVCHLPERVQKQDFDFYAFSAHKMLGPTGVGVLYAKEEILEAMPPWMGGGDMIAKVWKEKSTYADLPARLEAGTPNIAGVIGFGAAIEYLESVGMNEIRNHELELLAYALERMEDFGGLELYGPRDLTKRGGVISFNFPGVHPHDVGSILDEEGIAIRVGHHCAQPFMDFMKISGTCRASLYLYNTKEDVDSLLDGLKKVKEIFGRVLKR; via the coding sequence TTGAGTTTCGATGTTCAAAAAATTCGCGCTGATTTTCCGATTCTTTCGACTGAGATGAACGGAAAGCCGCTGGTATTTTTAGATAGCGCGGCGAGTTCACAAAAGCCGTATTCAGTCATTAATGCGGAACGAAAATATTACGAATCGGAAAACGCGAATATTCACCGCGGCGTATATGCTCTTTCCCAAAAGGCGACCGAGAAATACGAGTTCGCAAGAATTAAAGTTGCCCGGTTTATCGGCGCACCTTGCGCTAAGGTAATTATTTTTACCAGAAATACGACAGAGTCCATCAACCTGGTCGCCCAATCTTGGGGACGAACGAATATCCATGAGGGAGACGAAATCGTATTAACCGAACTCGAACATCATTCGAATTTAGTTCCTTGGCAGATGCTTGCGCAGGAAAAACAAGCAGTCTTAAAATTTATCCCGCTCAATTACGATGCCACGTTGGATTTGAATAATCTTGAGCAAATCATTACCGAACGCACGAAGCTCGTTGCCGTGGCTCAAATGTCCAATGTCACCGGGACCCTCCACGATTTAGATACCATCGTAAAGAGAGCCAGAGAAGTTGGAGCAAAGGTTTTGGTGGACGGAGCGCAAGGAGTCTGTCATCTACCCGAGCGAGTTCAAAAGCAGGATTTCGATTTTTATGCATTTTCTGCACATAAAATGCTAGGGCCTACCGGAGTAGGGGTTCTTTATGCCAAGGAAGAAATTTTAGAAGCGATGCCTCCTTGGATGGGAGGCGGCGATATGATAGCGAAGGTTTGGAAAGAAAAATCCACTTATGCGGACCTTCCGGCTCGTTTAGAAGCGGGCACGCCGAATATCGCCGGAGTGATCGGGTTTGGAGCGGCGATCGAGTATTTAGAATCCGTCGGAATGAATGAGATTCGAAACCACGAGCTGGAGCTCCTCGCTTACGCGCTGGAAAGAATGGAAGATTTCGGCGGTCTGGAATTATACGGTCCCAGGGATCTAACGAAACGCGGCGGGGTGATTTCTTTCAATTTTCCAGGGGTCCATCCGCATGATGTGGGTTCCATTCTTGATGAAGAAGGAATTGCCATCCGTGTAGGACATCATTGCGCTCAACCGTTTATGGATTTTATGAAAATTTCCGGAACTTGCCGAGCTTCCCTCTATCTTTACAACACAAAAGAGGACGTAGATAGTCTTCTCGACGGTCTAAAGAAGGTGAAGGAGATTTTCGGCCGTGTCCTTAAGCGATGA
- a CDS encoding Rieske 2Fe-2S domain-containing protein, giving the protein MGTYRKLVKVSELQEGKVRVVETKYSRIGLTIIGGEICAFEDVCTHDGEAISHGELKGDVITCPRHFAKFNVRDGRALCMPAVEDLPIFRTRIVDDEVEVELED; this is encoded by the coding sequence ATGGGGACGTATCGAAAGCTGGTTAAAGTTTCCGAGTTGCAGGAAGGGAAGGTTAGAGTCGTTGAGACGAAATATAGCCGGATCGGTCTAACAATTATAGGCGGCGAGATCTGCGCGTTCGAGGATGTCTGCACACACGATGGGGAAGCCATATCCCACGGCGAACTTAAAGGCGACGTAATTACATGCCCTCGACATTTCGCGAAGTTTAATGTACGAGACGGGAGAGCGCTTTGCATGCCGGCAGTGGAAGACCTTCCGATATTTCGAACGAGAATCGTAGATGACGAAGTGGAAGTGGAATTGGAGGATTGA